A single region of the Candidatus Polarisedimenticolaceae bacterium genome encodes:
- a CDS encoding histidine triad nucleotide-binding protein, with protein MSCLFCRIVAGEIPAAIVHRDDDVVAFRDIAPKAPTHILFVPTRHFASLAEAHDADAGLLGTLLLRVRDVARAEGLEGSGYRVVTNVGEHAGQSVFHLHVHLLGGRDFSWPPG; from the coding sequence ATGAGCTGCCTGTTCTGCCGCATCGTGGCCGGCGAGATCCCCGCGGCGATCGTCCACCGCGACGACGACGTCGTCGCGTTCCGCGACATCGCCCCGAAGGCGCCGACGCACATCCTGTTCGTCCCGACCCGGCACTTCGCGTCGCTGGCCGAGGCGCACGACGCCGACGCGGGCCTTCTCGGAACGCTCCTCCTGCGCGTCCGCGACGTCGCCCGGGCCGAGGGGCTCGAGGGCAGCGGGTACCGCGTGGTGACCAACGTCGGCGAACACGCGGGTCAAAGCGTCTTCCACCTCCACGTCCACCTGCTCGGCGGGCGCGATTTCTCCTGGCCTCCCGGCTAG